In Ipomoea triloba cultivar NCNSP0323 chromosome 7, ASM357664v1, a single genomic region encodes these proteins:
- the LOC116025755 gene encoding uncharacterized protein LOC116025755, which translates to MALFKARTASSSICQFLARSFSNAAPASSTLSSSGMVNPTFTLDVSSRVGSSMPLKMMRIGTLIHNLEMRPGQGPKLVRGWGTVAKIMTEPSSSSRYCEIKLPSGVKKLIDVRCWATIGQAPNAEHGSKKLYKAGQNRWRGIRPKVRGVAMNPVDHPHGGGEGKSKSSGSHGKGSRTPWGKPTKCGYKTGPLKRKK; encoded by the exons ATGGCGCTCTTCAAAGCTCGAACGGCTTCGTCCTCGATTTGTCAATTCCTCGCTCGTTCTTTCTCCA ATGCGGCTCCGGCGTCTTCGACGCTCTCATCGTCGGGGATGGTGAACCCGACGTTCACTCTCGATGTCAGCTCCCGAGTAGGGTCATCCATGCCGCTGAAGATGATGCGGATCGGGACTCTGATTCACAACCTCGAGATGCGGCCCGGTCAAGGCCCGAAACTAGTCCGGGGATGGGGCACCGTAGCTAAGATCATGACCGAGCCGAGCTCTTCGTCCAGGTACTGCGAGATCAAGCTCCCCTCCGGCGTGAAGAAGTTGATCGATGTTCGGTGTTGGGCCACTATCGGACAGGCGCCGAACGCTGAGCACGGTTCGAAGAAACTGTATAAGGCTGGGCAGAATCGGTGGCGCGGGATTAGGCCAAAAGTTCGTGGTGTGGCGATGAACCCTGTTGATCATCCGCACGGTGGTGGGGAAGGGAAGAGCAAGAGTAGTGGTAGCCATGGGAAGGGCTCTCGTACCCCATGGGGTAAGCCCACTAAGTGTGGCTACAAAACTGGGCCACTTAAGAGGAAGAAGTGA